Proteins encoded together in one Helicobacter sp. 12S02232-10 window:
- a CDS encoding Fur family transcriptional regulator has product MNNRLETLESILDRLRSSIKKNGLKNSKQREEILAVLYKSGTHLSPEEIASEVKVKDRTTSISSVYRILSFLEKENFITALEADKSGRRYEIAAKEHHDHIICLHCGEIIEFVDSEIEDRQIKVAQKYSAKLISHNMKLFVICQKCQKIK; this is encoded by the coding sequence ATGAACAACAGATTGGAGACACTAGAATCCATATTAGACAGGCTGAGGTCATCGATTAAGAAGAATGGCTTGAAAAATTCCAAACAAAGAGAGGAAATTCTTGCAGTTCTTTATAAAAGCGGTACTCATTTAAGTCCTGAAGAAATTGCTTCTGAAGTAAAGGTTAAAGACAGAACGACTAGCATTTCTTCAGTCTATAGAATATTGAGTTTTTTGGAAAAAGAGAATTTTATTACCGCTTTGGAAGCTGATAAAAGTGGCAGAAGATATGAAATTGCAGCAAAAGAGCATCACGACCATATCATTTGTTTGCATTGCGGAGAGATTATTGAATTTGTAGATTCTGAAATAGAAGACAGACAAATCAAGGTTGCCCAAAAGTATTCTGCTAAGCTTATCAGTCATAATATGAAACTTTTTGTGATTTGTCAAAAATGCCAGAAGATTAAATAA
- the pseI gene encoding pseudaminic acid synthase, which yields MNRPMIVAELSANHNQDLNIAKKSVLSIKECGADAIKLQTYTPECLTLNAKNQYFQINSGTLWDGTTLYELYEKAYTPWEWHQELFDLARNIGLKIFSSPFSLKALEFLESLKCPMYKIASFEITDTDLIYHTAKTTKPIIISTGIATEDEIKEALKACKEAKNQDITLLQCTSSYPASIEDANLLSMPELGKKYGVKYGLSDHTKGYLSPIIATSLGASMIEKHFILDKSLGGPDCAFSMDANEFKEMVAQINLCISALGEANPKTDPEVLKNRRKFARSLFVCQNIKKGQTLNHENIRSIRPGNGIPPKHLKNIIGKKALRDLPFGKPLQFEDFI from the coding sequence ATGAATAGGCCTATGATCGTTGCAGAACTAAGTGCCAACCACAATCAAGACTTAAATATTGCAAAAAAATCCGTTTTAAGTATCAAAGAATGCGGTGCAGATGCCATCAAACTCCAAACTTATACACCTGAATGCTTAACATTAAATGCCAAAAATCAATATTTTCAAATCAACTCAGGCACTTTATGGGATGGTACAACCCTCTATGAACTTTATGAAAAAGCCTACACACCTTGGGAATGGCATCAAGAACTTTTTGATCTAGCAAGAAATATCGGACTAAAAATCTTTAGTTCGCCTTTCAGCTTAAAAGCACTAGAATTTTTAGAGTCTCTAAAATGCCCGATGTATAAAATTGCAAGCTTTGAGATCACAGATACGGATCTGATTTATCACACTGCCAAGACTACCAAACCCATCATTATTTCAACAGGAATTGCTACAGAAGATGAAATAAAAGAAGCACTCAAAGCTTGCAAAGAAGCAAAAAATCAAGATATCACATTGCTTCAATGCACGAGTTCTTATCCGGCATCCATAGAAGATGCCAATCTACTCTCAATGCCTGAACTCGGTAAAAAATACGGTGTCAAATATGGATTATCTGATCACACAAAAGGCTATTTATCCCCGATCATTGCGACAAGTCTAGGGGCTTCAATGATAGAAAAACATTTTATTTTAGACAAATCTTTAGGGGGACCTGATTGTGCTTTTAGTATGGACGCAAACGAATTTAAAGAAATGGTTGCACAAATTAATCTTTGCATATCAGCACTTGGAGAAGCCAATCCCAAAACAGATCCTGAAGTATTAAAAAACCGACGAAAATTCGCCCGAAGCCTTTTTGTATGCCAAAACATCAAAAAAGGTCAAACACTCAATCACGAAAATATCCGCTCTATCAGACCTGGTAATGGAATCCCTCCAAAACATCTCAAAAACATTATCGGTAAAAAAGCACTCAGAGATCTCCCATTTGGAAAACCGCTTCAATTTGAAGATTTTATTTAA
- a CDS encoding phospholipase D-like domain-containing protein, translating into MSRRFVILCLFIVSSGFLTAAQMLYFMPYEQKDALSSLIKTIDSSQKNIDISIYSFTHREIAKSLKNAAKKGVKIRIIYDYESNEDNPRSTIGYLSKYNGIQTCLLQGKRAKNDKYNGIMHQKIALIDGKILFIGSANWSKNAFENNYEVLLRSDDKAMILKAKSYFEKMFSVCKPY; encoded by the coding sequence ATGTCTCGGCGTTTTGTTATACTTTGCTTATTTATCGTTTCATCGGGTTTTCTCACGGCCGCCCAAATGCTTTATTTTATGCCCTATGAACAAAAAGACGCTTTATCTTCACTGATAAAAACAATTGATTCTTCGCAAAAAAATATTGATATCTCCATCTACAGCTTTACCCATAGAGAAATTGCCAAATCCCTCAAAAATGCGGCTAAAAAAGGAGTGAAAATCAGGATTATTTATGATTATGAATCCAATGAAGATAATCCCCGCTCAACTATCGGGTATCTGAGCAAATACAATGGGATTCAAACCTGCTTGCTTCAAGGAAAAAGAGCAAAAAATGACAAATACAACGGTATTATGCATCAAAAAATTGCTCTCATAGATGGCAAAATACTCTTTATAGGATCAGCCAACTGGAGCAAAAATGCTTTTGAAAACAATTATGAAGTGCTTTTAAGAAGCGATGATAAAGCAATGATTTTAAAAGCAAAAAGCTATTTTGAAAAAATGTTTTCGGTGTGCAAACCCTACTGA
- the flgH gene encoding flagellar basal body L-ring protein FlgH — MKKRIGNHSKILFVTFVAVFVQAYEPEIDLYPPKYVEEMPSKEFIPEFSKPGSLFGQGERPLFADRRAMKPDDLITVIISESSSADYSTSKTYNTASGGNSTPPRLNYNGNNERKKQSTEFLDDQTNYSLTKPTNNTNFKGGGSQNKSENLTLNITARIIKVLENGNYFIYGNKEVLVDGEKQILKISGVIRPYDISRDNTIQSKFIADSKIEYSNIGALSNTKKKKFASDALETEWPY, encoded by the coding sequence ATGAAAAAAAGAATTGGTAACCATTCAAAAATTTTATTTGTGACTTTTGTGGCAGTTTTTGTACAAGCCTATGAACCAGAAATCGACCTTTATCCGCCAAAATACGTTGAGGAAATGCCCTCTAAAGAATTCATTCCTGAATTCAGCAAACCAGGTAGTCTTTTTGGGCAAGGAGAAAGACCTTTATTTGCTGATAGAAGAGCAATGAAGCCCGATGACCTCATCACTGTGATCATATCTGAATCATCTAGTGCAGACTATTCCACTTCAAAAACCTATAATACCGCTTCAGGAGGCAACTCCACACCTCCAAGATTGAATTACAATGGCAACAATGAGAGAAAAAAACAATCTACAGAATTTTTAGATGATCAAACAAATTATAGTCTTACCAAACCCACCAATAATACCAATTTTAAAGGCGGAGGCTCTCAAAATAAAAGTGAAAATCTTACATTAAATATCACAGCACGGATTATCAAAGTCTTAGAAAATGGCAATTATTTCATATATGGCAATAAAGAAGTTTTGGTTGATGGAGAAAAGCAAATCCTTAAAATAAGTGGCGTCATCAGACCTTATGACATCAGTAGAGACAATACGATTCAATCCAAATTTATCGCCGATTCTAAAATTGAATACAGCAATATCGGAGCACTTAGCAATACTAAGAAGAAAAAATTTGCCTCAGATGCGCTTGAAACAGAATGGCCTTACTAG
- a CDS encoding glycosyltransferase: MKIKIFCEAGKNQGLGHLMRCYRLKKMLLDLGYQALIYQSGEENSSLSDFHCKWLDEDKIENLLQETDVAIIDSYEATEHIYQKIMALVKKLIILDDNNRIPYPKNAIILNGALGAQTLYPKTPNHLAGIEFLIFDKIFFCEKTPKPQVQDILITFGGTDPLNITERVITIIKDKPYIFHIVSRESLKVLKSQKIKPYHNISPSQMADLMQKCDIAISAGGGTLNELAMSQVPTLVIPTAPNQIFQAKNWEKTGAMKITSFQDILRDLDTIVPMKKREKMILKYKNIPFGKLLSNKLQSILRETKE; the protein is encoded by the coding sequence ATGAAAATAAAAATATTCTGCGAAGCCGGAAAAAATCAAGGCTTAGGGCATTTAATGCGCTGTTATCGGCTTAAAAAAATGCTGCTAGATTTGGGGTATCAAGCTCTTATTTATCAGAGCGGTGAAGAGAATTCCTCTCTGTCTGATTTCCATTGCAAATGGTTGGATGAAGATAAGATTGAAAACCTGCTCCAAGAAACTGATGTTGCTATTATTGACAGCTATGAAGCAACAGAACATATTTATCAAAAAATTATGGCTTTAGTGAAAAAACTCATCATTTTAGATGATAACAATCGCATTCCCTACCCTAAAAATGCAATTATTTTAAACGGGGCTTTGGGAGCACAAACCCTTTATCCAAAGACCCCCAATCATCTTGCTGGCATTGAATTTTTAATCTTTGATAAAATATTCTTTTGTGAAAAAACCCCAAAACCCCAAGTTCAAGATATTCTTATAACATTTGGAGGGACTGATCCTTTAAACATAACCGAACGCGTCATTACAATCATTAAGGATAAACCCTATATCTTTCATATTGTTTCAAGAGAATCCCTTAAAGTTCTAAAATCCCAAAAAATCAAACCTTATCACAATATTTCTCCATCACAAATGGCAGATTTAATGCAAAAATGCGACATTGCAATATCTGCAGGCGGAGGAACGCTAAATGAATTAGCAATGTCGCAAGTCCCTACTTTAGTCATTCCAACTGCACCTAATCAAATATTTCAAGCTAAAAACTGGGAAAAAACAGGAGCTATGAAAATCACAAGCTTTCAAGACATTTTAAGAGATTTAGATACAATAGTCCCTATGAAAAAGCGGGAAAAAATGATTTTAAAATACAAAAACATACCCTTTGGAAAACTGCTTTCAAACAAACTCCAATCGATTCTTCGTGAGACAAAAGAATGA
- the tatA gene encoding twin-arginine translocase TatA/TatE family subunit, with the protein MGGFGSVWHWVIVLLVIVLLFGAKKIPELAKGLGSGIKNFKKAVKEDEDDEDISEIATQKAEEKPKIIKDQVKNTSDIEVESVAQAPKKRGRKPKTQIND; encoded by the coding sequence ATGGGCGGTTTTGGAAGCGTATGGCATTGGGTAATTGTTCTTTTGGTCATCGTTTTGCTCTTTGGTGCGAAAAAAATCCCAGAATTGGCAAAAGGCTTGGGTAGCGGTATAAAGAATTTTAAAAAAGCGGTTAAAGAAGATGAGGATGATGAGGATATAAGTGAAATAGCAACTCAAAAAGCAGAAGAAAAACCCAAAATCATAAAAGATCAAGTAAAAAATACTTCTGATATTGAAGTTGAAAGTGTTGCCCAAGCCCCTAAAAAAAGAGGAAGAAAGCCAAAAACCCAAATTAATGACTGA
- the argS gene encoding arginine--tRNA ligase yields the protein MYYQVKKILDNILSSDVILERPKNKEYGHYATPIAFSLAKIHKKSPTLIAQEIAERLSKINEFARVDALNGYINITLSESFFEKLASLAIEQGSDFGKYQGSIKKKILLEYVSANPTGPLHIGHARGAVFGDSLCRIGRFLGYEITTEYYINDAGSQIQMLGLSIYLAAREHFLKKEVHYPEQYYKGEYILDLAKLALDQYGEEIFESQDSILMLSEFGKDLMLQEIKENLCEVGIVFDHFVSEKSLYSKWSEVLGQLEKNGGIYEDEGKIWLRSSAFGDEKDRVVVRENNEPTYLAGDIIYHNDKFMRNYDHYINIWGADHHGYIARVKAAISFLGYDATRLEVLLSQMVSLLKGGQPYKMSKRAGNFILMKDVVGDIGSDALRFIFLSKKSDTHLEFDIEELKKQDASNPIFYINYANARIHTMFQKSCFTQEQILRASLEGIHKDAQSLLFSALSFPRVIETAFEERGLQKLCEYLKMLASEFHSYYNAHKIIGTLSEASVLKVCKVVSLCITIGLDLLGIEAKTKM from the coding sequence ATGTATTATCAAGTCAAAAAAATTTTAGACAACATCCTTTCAAGCGATGTCATTTTAGAACGCCCTAAGAATAAAGAGTATGGGCATTACGCTACTCCGATTGCCTTTTCATTGGCAAAAATTCATAAAAAAAGCCCAACTTTGATTGCCCAAGAAATTGCGGAGCGATTATCCAAAATCAATGAATTTGCGCGTGTTGATGCCTTAAATGGATATATCAATATCACGCTTTCAGAAAGTTTTTTTGAAAAACTTGCTTCACTTGCAATTGAGCAAGGTAGTGATTTTGGTAAATATCAAGGTTCGATCAAAAAAAAGATTCTTTTAGAATACGTGAGTGCTAACCCAACTGGACCTCTTCATATTGGTCACGCTAGAGGAGCAGTTTTTGGCGATAGTTTATGTAGAATCGGTCGTTTTTTGGGCTATGAAATTACTACTGAATACTATATTAATGACGCGGGCAGTCAGATTCAAATGCTTGGACTTTCTATTTATTTGGCTGCTCGAGAGCATTTTTTAAAAAAAGAAGTGCATTATCCTGAGCAGTATTATAAGGGAGAGTATATTCTTGATTTGGCCAAATTGGCTCTGGATCAGTATGGTGAGGAAATTTTTGAATCTCAAGATTCAATTTTAATGTTGAGTGAATTCGGAAAAGATTTGATGCTTCAAGAAATTAAGGAAAATCTTTGCGAAGTCGGCATTGTTTTTGATCATTTTGTGAGTGAAAAGTCTCTTTATTCCAAATGGAGTGAAGTTTTAGGGCAATTGGAGAAAAATGGAGGTATTTATGAAGATGAGGGGAAAATTTGGCTCCGTTCAAGTGCTTTTGGCGATGAAAAAGATCGTGTGGTTGTAAGGGAAAATAATGAGCCTACTTATCTTGCAGGCGATATTATTTATCATAATGATAAATTTATGCGCAACTATGATCACTACATTAATATTTGGGGTGCAGATCATCACGGCTATATCGCACGCGTTAAAGCAGCTATTAGTTTTTTGGGCTATGATGCTACAAGGCTTGAAGTTTTGCTTTCACAGATGGTAAGCTTGCTAAAAGGTGGTCAGCCTTACAAGATGAGCAAGCGCGCAGGTAATTTTATTTTAATGAAAGATGTGGTCGGAGATATTGGTAGTGATGCATTGCGATTTATCTTCTTATCTAAAAAATCAGACACACATTTGGAGTTTGATATTGAGGAACTAAAAAAACAAGATGCCTCTAACCCTATTTTTTATATCAATTATGCGAATGCGCGTATCCACACAATGTTTCAAAAGTCTTGTTTTACACAAGAACAGATTTTGAGAGCTTCTTTAGAAGGGATTCACAAAGATGCTCAAAGTTTATTATTCAGTGCTTTGAGTTTCCCAAGAGTGATTGAGACGGCTTTTGAAGAACGCGGACTTCAAAAACTCTGTGAATATTTAAAGATGCTTGCTTCAGAATTCCATAGTTATTACAATGCCCATAAAATTATTGGCACTCTTTCAGAAGCTTCAGTTCTTAAGGTTTGCAAGGTTGTAAGCCTTTGCATTACCATAGGACTTGACTTGCTTGGTATTGAAGCAAAAACAAAAATGTAA
- the pseH gene encoding UDP-4-amino-4,6-dideoxy-N-acetyl-beta-L-altrosamine N-acetyltransferase, with the protein MNFYINNIYALDFTRMDHQDHLKVLDFRNHPDISKWMYSKNISLDSHLQFIDELKKNPTKHYWLFKKNQTLLGVGSITRINQTHRHAYLGIYKNPKLSKVGEEILKCLEYIGFKEFNLHALHLEVMETNQKAIYFYQKHNYIEEGKLLDFVCQNSTYLNVCLYAKRNPYE; encoded by the coding sequence ATGAATTTTTACATTAACAACATTTATGCCCTTGATTTTACCCGAATGGATCATCAGGATCATTTGAAAGTTCTAGATTTTCGAAACCACCCTGACATTTCCAAATGGATGTATTCAAAAAATATTTCTTTGGATTCTCATCTTCAATTCATTGATGAATTAAAAAAAAATCCCACCAAGCATTATTGGCTTTTTAAAAAAAATCAAACTCTATTAGGGGTGGGTTCAATCACACGAATCAATCAAACCCATCGCCACGCTTATTTAGGGATTTATAAAAATCCAAAACTCTCAAAAGTTGGAGAGGAAATTTTAAAATGCTTAGAATACATTGGTTTTAAAGAGTTTAATCTACACGCTTTGCATTTGGAAGTGATGGAAACCAATCAAAAAGCAATCTATTTTTATCAAAAACACAATTATATCGAAGAAGGAAAACTGCTAGATTTTGTTTGCCAAAATAGCACATATCTCAACGTTTGTCTTTATGCCAAAAGGAATCCTTATGAATAG
- the torA gene encoding trimethylamine-N-oxide reductase TorA produces the protein MKNQINEKRRTLLRYAAICAAIPFADSLLNRTTLMAAGAKKFSTSLVMNGDVITAAHWGIIKVTLKNGKIIKSQNALSGNMPNSLQNFTADLVYAKDRIKYPMVRKSYLKNPDNPKPELRGADEWVRVSYQDAIKLISKELKKTRKEKGAQGVFAGSYGWKSSGNMHNSRTLLQRFMGMSGGFSGTSGDYSAGASQIIMPHVVGTIEVYEQQTSWPVVLENSDVVVIWGANPLLTLKIAWTSSDQKGLEYLKALKESKKQIISIDPVCNETAKFLNAKWIAPIPNTDVALMLGIAHTMLITGEYNKDFIENYTEGFEPFKDYLLGKKDKTPKDAKWAQKITGINESIIKDLAKLFYKNRTLLISGYGMQRAHHGEQPHWMLVTLASMIGQIGLPGGGFGLSYHYANGGSPTTNAPIIGGMNLGNTSGKADSGASWLLKGAKYDFPVARIAEALLNPGKTIDFNGQKITYPDIDFIYWVGGNPFVHHQNTNQLLKAWRKPRTIVIHDIYWTPTAKHADIVMPITTSYERNDITMTGDYSNLNIVPMKALIKREFEARDDYDIFCDLAREFGVYEQYSENKNTMEWIKSFYQNALSQAKLQKISMPDFETFWKNNQPLTFEASVENQEWARYADFREDPILEPLGTPSGKIEIYSQEIEKMNYQDCPPHPSWIEPIEWLGMKNKPAEFAMVSPHPGDRLHSQLSNTSLRKKYAIKDREPIWINQEDAKAKGIKTGDIVRVFNQRGQVLAGAFVTQDIAKGVVRLSEGAWYDPVEPGKIGSLCKNGCANVLTIDLPTSKLADGNIAHTTLVNIEKYKGKVPAITAFTPPKGA, from the coding sequence ATGAAAAATCAAATCAATGAAAAAAGACGAACTCTTCTTCGATATGCCGCTATTTGTGCTGCAATCCCATTTGCAGACTCTCTCCTCAATCGCACTACACTGATGGCTGCAGGAGCTAAAAAATTTTCTACAAGCTTAGTGATGAATGGTGATGTTATTACTGCAGCACACTGGGGAATCATCAAAGTCACTCTCAAAAATGGAAAAATCATTAAAAGTCAAAATGCCCTTTCTGGGAATATGCCCAACTCGCTTCAAAATTTTACCGCTGATTTGGTCTATGCAAAAGATAGGATTAAATACCCGATGGTAAGAAAATCCTATCTGAAAAATCCTGATAATCCCAAACCTGAGCTCAGGGGTGCAGATGAATGGGTAAGAGTCAGTTATCAAGATGCTATCAAGCTTATTTCTAAAGAGCTCAAAAAAACACGAAAAGAAAAAGGGGCTCAAGGGGTTTTTGCTGGATCATATGGATGGAAAAGCAGTGGAAATATGCATAACAGCCGAACCCTGCTTCAAAGATTTATGGGAATGAGTGGGGGATTTAGTGGGACAAGCGGGGATTATTCTGCGGGAGCTTCACAAATTATTATGCCTCACGTGGTAGGAACGATTGAAGTGTATGAGCAACAAACCTCTTGGCCTGTTGTGCTTGAAAATTCTGATGTTGTTGTTATTTGGGGAGCTAATCCGCTTTTAACACTTAAAATTGCTTGGACTTCAAGCGATCAAAAAGGATTGGAATATCTGAAAGCACTCAAAGAATCCAAAAAGCAAATCATCAGTATTGATCCTGTTTGCAATGAAACTGCAAAATTTTTAAACGCCAAGTGGATCGCTCCAATTCCAAACACCGATGTAGCTTTAATGCTTGGAATTGCTCATACAATGCTAATCACAGGGGAATACAATAAAGATTTTATCGAAAACTATACTGAGGGATTTGAACCATTCAAAGACTATCTTTTAGGTAAAAAGGATAAAACACCTAAAGATGCTAAATGGGCACAAAAAATTACTGGCATTAATGAAAGCATCATTAAAGATCTTGCAAAGCTGTTTTATAAAAACAGAACATTATTGATTTCAGGTTATGGAATGCAAAGAGCACACCACGGGGAACAACCGCATTGGATGTTAGTAACACTTGCATCTATGATTGGGCAAATCGGCTTGCCAGGTGGAGGATTTGGGTTGAGTTATCATTATGCCAACGGAGGTTCTCCTACCACCAATGCACCCATCATTGGAGGAATGAATCTAGGCAATACTTCTGGTAAAGCTGATAGTGGAGCAAGTTGGTTGCTAAAAGGTGCTAAATATGATTTTCCTGTTGCAAGGATTGCTGAGGCATTATTAAATCCGGGTAAAACAATTGATTTTAACGGACAAAAAATTACCTATCCCGATATTGATTTTATCTATTGGGTAGGGGGCAATCCATTTGTACACCATCAAAATACCAACCAACTTTTAAAAGCGTGGCGAAAACCTCGAACTATTGTCATTCACGACATCTATTGGACACCAACAGCTAAGCACGCTGATATTGTAATGCCTATTACCACGAGTTATGAAAGAAACGACATTACAATGACAGGAGATTACTCCAATCTTAATATTGTTCCGATGAAAGCCCTTATTAAAAGAGAATTTGAGGCAAGGGACGATTATGATATTTTCTGCGATTTAGCGAGGGAATTTGGAGTTTATGAACAATATAGCGAAAACAAAAATACAATGGAATGGATAAAGAGTTTTTATCAAAATGCCCTTTCTCAAGCTAAACTTCAAAAAATATCTATGCCTGATTTTGAAACATTCTGGAAGAATAATCAACCCCTCACTTTTGAAGCCTCTGTTGAAAATCAAGAATGGGCACGATATGCTGATTTTAGAGAAGATCCTATTTTGGAACCTTTAGGCACGCCATCAGGAAAGATTGAAATTTATTCTCAAGAAATAGAAAAAATGAATTATCAGGATTGTCCCCCTCACCCATCTTGGATAGAACCTATCGAATGGTTGGGGATGAAAAATAAACCTGCTGAATTTGCTATGGTCAGCCCCCATCCTGGCGATAGGCTTCACTCACAGCTTTCCAATACATCTTTGAGAAAAAAATACGCCATCAAAGATCGAGAACCTATCTGGATCAATCAAGAAGACGCAAAAGCAAAAGGGATTAAGACTGGTGATATTGTACGTGTCTTCAATCAAAGAGGACAAGTTTTAGCTGGAGCATTTGTGACACAAGATATTGCCAAAGGGGTTGTAAGATTGAGTGAGGGAGCGTGGTATGACCCAGTAGAACCTGGAAAAATCGGTTCTTTATGCAAAAATGGTTGCGCCAATGTCTTAACAATCGATCTCCCCACATCTAAATTAGCCGATGGAAATATTGCCCATACCACTTTAGTAAATATTGAAAAATATAAAGGTAAAGTTCCTGCAATTACTGCTTTCACTCCTCCAAAAGGAGCCTGA
- the gmk gene encoding guanylate kinase, which produces MESGGILILSGPSGSGKSTLCKYLQENIPNIYFSISTTTRSPREGEKNGKHYYFVSEEEFLKDIEESRFLEWAEVHGNYYGTSLAPIQEALNLEKLIVFDVDVQGHRSIKNYYPEAYSVFVTTKNQQVLRDRLNFRQTDSDETIRLRLMHAYNEMKHIEEFDYLIVNDEIKAAKEAILHIAKSLPYKQNVKNSACLCKKWLENLP; this is translated from the coding sequence ATGGAAAGCGGTGGGATTTTGATTTTATCAGGTCCGAGCGGATCTGGAAAAAGTACCTTATGTAAATACTTGCAAGAAAATATTCCCAACATTTATTTTTCAATTTCAACAACCACAAGATCTCCTAGAGAGGGAGAGAAAAATGGCAAACATTATTATTTTGTTTCTGAAGAAGAATTTTTAAAAGATATTGAAGAAAGTAGATTTTTAGAATGGGCAGAAGTTCATGGAAATTATTACGGGACTTCTTTAGCTCCAATTCAAGAGGCGTTAAATCTTGAAAAATTGATTGTTTTTGATGTTGATGTGCAAGGACATCGAAGTATTAAAAATTATTATCCTGAGGCTTACTCGGTTTTTGTTACTACTAAAAATCAACAAGTTTTAAGAGACAGGTTGAATTTCAGGCAAACCGATTCTGATGAAACGATTCGATTGCGTTTGATGCACGCTTATAACGAAATGAAACATATAGAAGAGTTTGATTACTTGATTGTCAATGATGAAATCAAGGCTGCAAAAGAAGCAATTTTGCACATAGCAAAATCTTTACCTTACAAACAGAACGTGAAGAATTCAGCTTGTTTATGCAAAAAATGGCTTGAAAATTTGCCTTAA
- the pseF gene encoding pseudaminic acid cytidylyltransferase gives MKKIAVIPARGGSKRIPKKNIRLFCGQPILAYSIQNAIQSGAFDEIIVSTDDEEIAEIARSHNAKIPFIRPKHLALDTTPTLPVIAHAIETLGISKDDLVCCIYPTAPLLEPKYIILGLEKLMENPHKLYAFSCVNFDYTPWRGFLIDNEKISMLFPQHSLTRSQDLSKIYHDAGAFYWGRASAFCEGKMIFESHSLGIVLPKMSVQDIDTPDDWEIAEIKYKLKHSR, from the coding sequence ATGAAAAAAATTGCTGTTATTCCCGCTAGAGGTGGAAGCAAAAGAATTCCAAAAAAAAATATTCGACTCTTTTGTGGCCAACCGATTTTGGCCTACTCTATTCAAAACGCAATCCAAAGTGGTGCATTTGATGAGATTATCGTCAGCACAGATGATGAAGAAATTGCTGAAATTGCACGATCGCATAATGCAAAAATACCTTTTATACGTCCAAAACATCTTGCTCTTGACACTACCCCTACTTTGCCTGTCATTGCTCACGCGATTGAAACTCTTGGTATTTCAAAGGACGATTTAGTCTGCTGTATTTACCCTACCGCACCGCTTTTAGAACCCAAATATATTATTTTAGGGCTTGAAAAGCTTATGGAAAATCCTCACAAACTCTATGCTTTTTCGTGTGTAAATTTTGATTATACACCTTGGAGAGGATTTTTGATTGATAATGAAAAAATCTCAATGCTTTTTCCCCAACATTCCCTCACCCGCTCTCAAGATCTCTCAAAAATTTATCACGACGCAGGTGCATTTTATTGGGGAAGAGCAAGTGCGTTTTGTGAAGGAAAAATGATCTTTGAATCCCATTCTTTAGGCATTGTCCTTCCAAAAATGTCAGTTCAAGACATTGATACGCCTGATGATTGGGAAATTGCAGAAATAAAATACAAACTCAAACATTCCCGATGA
- a CDS encoding GatB/YqeY domain-containing protein, whose amino-acid sequence MSAIKEKMAQDLKIAMKEGNAFRRDTIRMLNSSLKQVEVDQRKVLSDEDVIQILKSAYKQREDAAQAYKNAQRLDLFEKESAEMKIILEYLPKQLDDKELEAEVIQAIQKVGAQGSADMGKVMGVLKHLSQVADGRRISSMVKKHLGQ is encoded by the coding sequence ATGAGTGCGATCAAAGAAAAAATGGCACAAGATCTTAAAATTGCAATGAAAGAGGGCAATGCATTCAGGCGCGATACTATCCGTATGCTCAATAGCTCGCTGAAACAAGTGGAGGTTGATCAGAGAAAAGTATTGAGTGATGAGGATGTGATTCAGATTTTAAAAAGCGCTTATAAGCAAAGAGAGGACGCCGCACAGGCTTATAAAAATGCTCAAAGGTTAGATTTGTTTGAAAAAGAAAGTGCTGAAATGAAAATTATTTTGGAGTATTTGCCCAAACAGCTTGATGACAAAGAGCTTGAAGCAGAAGTGATCCAGGCAATTCAAAAAGTCGGTGCACAAGGTTCTGCAGATATGGGGAAAGTAATGGGAGTCCTCAAACATTTGAGTCAGGTGGCTGATGGACGCAGGATTTCTTCAATGGTAAAAAAACATTTGGGTCAGTAG